The Dreissena polymorpha isolate Duluth1 chromosome 10, UMN_Dpol_1.0, whole genome shotgun sequence genome includes a region encoding these proteins:
- the LOC127848703 gene encoding multidrug resistance-associated protein 1-like, with protein sequence MSSEPWHQFCGHGENFSTWKNGDFSHCFEQIVVVCPSYIILAITSSFYIASSQSSFRWVYKYLPLPWYVILRLVVTILLTFTAVFIPIDTKYLNKFEVSYSDIVTTCTVSFSWLLHCFYVYRLKYLDWSSWRGSKPMIVMMILPCVSTAAQLHTNILQRLNKSQLQNSVEEYSVYVSTFLLFCYFLTLVPGSERVIVEENDVYYRAINESFEARSPLLSQPGTNYRSISQTREATKVAEKNVNCLSWLTFHWVQHILAKGARRSLQGASDVFMLPVRLSTGLLFMKFTTILTGKCDRKLSYKLNRSLSSNISLSSNSVSTVPDVAFSRQHAPRTVPLEHGESKIEHGESKITLFKALNKAFGWEYYLLGILKLLADIFGFAGPILLNLLVTYMESNTEPASHGYWYAVGLFAATLLGSVCSTQFDYNCSVIGLKIRAAIITTIYRKSLSVSNVSAGKFSSGQITNLMSTDTDRIVNFCPSFLAFWSPPFQIAVSLYLLHQQVGVSFLAGLAFAILLIPINRWLAIKIGQLSKAMMEQKDNRVKVMNEILFGI encoded by the exons atgtCATCCGAACCTTGGCACCAGTTTTGTGGACATGGAGAGAATTTTTCCACCTGGAAGAATGGAGACTTCAGCCATTGTTTCGAGCAAATTGTTGTTGTGTGTCCTAGTTACATAATTCTGGCCATTACAAGTTCATTTTATATTGCTTCAAGCCAGAGTTCTTTCCGTTGGGTATACAAGTACTTGCCATTACCATGGTATGTCATATTAAGACTTGTGGTGACGATTCTGCTTACCTTTACAGCAGTTTTCATACCGATTGATACAAAATATCTGAACAAATTTGAAGTGAGCTATTCAGATATAGTAACAACGTGTACAGTGTCATTTTCATGGCTATTgcattgtttttatgtttatcggTTAAAGTATCTTGATTGGTCGAGCTGGCGTGGATCTAAACCAATGATTGTTATGATGATACTACCATGTGTCTCTACAGCAGCACAGCTGCATACAAATATTCTTCAAAGATTAAATAAATCCCAATTGCAAAATTCAGTGGAAGAATATAGTGTTTATGTGTCCACATTTCTTCTGTTTTGCTACTTTTTGACATTAGTGCCAGGATCAGAACGGGTGATCGTTGAAGAAAATGATGTGTATTATCGGGCTATTAATGAAAGTTTTGAAGCTAGAAGCCCCTTATTAAGTCAACCTGGCACTAATTATAGGAGCATTTCACAAACAAGAGAAGCAACTAAAGTAGCtgaaaaaaatgtgaattgtCTTTCTTGGCTAACGTTCCACTGGGTGCAACATATTCTGGCTAAAGGCGCCAGAAGGTCGTTACAGGGTGCGAGTGATGTCTTTATGTTGCCGGTGAGGCTTAGTACTGGACTGTTGTTCATGAAATTCACAACCATACTAACCGgaaagtgtgacagaaaactaAGTTATAAATTAAATCGCTCTCTAAGCTCCAACATATCGTTGAGTTCAAACAGTGTAAGCACGGTACCAGATGTAGCATTTTCAAGACAACATGCGCCCAGAACTGTGCCTTTAGAACACGGAGAAAGTAAAATAGAACACGGAGAAAGTAAAATAACACTTTTCAAAGCTCTTAATAAAGCATTTGGGTGGGAATATTACCTTCTTGGAATTCTCAAACTTCTGGCAGATATATTTGGTTTTGCTGGACCAATCTTACTTAACCTGCTTGTTACATACATGGAATCAAATACCGAGCCTGCATCCCATGGCTACTGGTATGCTGTGGGGCTGTTTGCGGCCACTTTGCTGGGATCAGTCTGTTCTACTCAGTTTGACTACAACTGCAGTGTCATAGGCTTGAAAATCAGAGCTGCAATTATAACAACCATCTACCGAAAGTCTCTCTCTGTAAGCAATGTGAGTGCAGGTAAATTCTCGAGCGGACAAATCACCAACTTAATGAGCACAGATACAGACCGGATTGTGAACTTTTGTCCCAGTTTTCTCGCATTTTGGAGCCCTCCCTTTCAGATAGCAGTGTCTCTCTATCTCCTTCATCAACAG GTGGGTGTGTCATTCCTTGCTGGTTTGGCCTTTGCAATCCTCCTGATTCCTATCAACCGCTGGCTCGCCATCAAGATTGGTCAGTTGAGTAAGGCCATGATGGAGCAGAAAGATAACAGAGTCAAG GTAATGAATGAAATTCTATTTGGTATTTGA